The proteins below are encoded in one region of Lactuca sativa cultivar Salinas chromosome 3, Lsat_Salinas_v11, whole genome shotgun sequence:
- the LOC111909052 gene encoding probable serine/threonine-protein kinase PBL23 yields MSFMEEFDHLKIVLKDIISATDNFSYHKRIGRGGFGVVYKGELEGKMMAAFKCLDGSIGQWNIEFWKEVMMLSKYRHENLPIETDTRQRVVHQDFKSSNILLDENWTAKVSNFGMSKTHLLSNVVGTPGYCDPLAIETGFLSEESDVYSFGVVLFELSLINDSIKRPRMAEIVKELEFAIEQLEDFNDLGKKYLDFEEMKWISDLAVVPLTYNSQSQFYRLFLKGFPIADGKTAEDINE; encoded by the exons ATGTCTTTCATGGAGGAGTTTGATCACCTCAAAATTGTGCTGAAGGATATAATATCAGCCACCGACAATTTCAGTTACCACAAGCGAATCGGACGTGGTGGGTTTGGAGTTGTGTACAAAGGAGAACTGGAAGGAAAAATGATGGCTGCTTTTAAGTGCTTAGATGGAAGTATTGGGCAATGGAATATTGAGTTTTGGAAAGAGGTGATGATGCTTTCCAAATACAGACATGAAAATCTG CCCATTGAGACTGATACGCGACAAAGAGTTGTTCATCAAGACTTTAAAAGTTCAAACATCCTTCTGGATGAGAACTGGACTGCTAAGGTCTCTAATTTTGGCATGTCAAAAACACATCTTTTGTCAAATGTTGTTGGTACACCTGGGTATTGCGATCCATTGGCTATTGAAACGGGCTTCCTCTCCGAAGAATCGGACGTGTACTCTTTTGGAGTGGTGTTGTTTGAA CTGTCGCTTATCAATGATTCTATAAAACGACCAAGGATGGCTGAAATAGTGAAAGAACTTGAGTTTGCAATTGAGCAACTA gAGGATTTCAATGATCTCGGAAAGAAATATTTGGACTTCGAAGAAATGAAATGGATTTCAGATCTTGCGGTAGTTCCCCTAACTTACAATTCTCAAAGTCAATTTTACAGGCTTTTCTTGAAAGGATTCCCCATTGCTGATGGAAAAACC GCGGAGGATATCAATGAATGA